The DNA window GCCGGGCAGAAGCTGCTGATGGATCTCACGGACGACGACTTCGAGCGCTCGTTCGCGGTCAACGTGCGCGCCGTCCTCCTCGCCATGCGGTGGGCCGCCAGGGTGATGCGCGACGGCGGGCGCATCGTCACCGTCTCCTCGATCAACACCCTGGTGCCGGCCCCGCTGCTCACGCTCTACTGCGGCGGCAAGGGCGCGGTCGAGCAGTTCGCCAAGGTGGCGGCGCGGGAGCTGGGCGGGCGCGGCATCACCGTCAACGTCGTCTCCTCGGGCGCGACCGACACCGACATGTTGCGCGGCGCCAACCCGCCCGAGGCGCTGGAGCGGACGCTCGCGTTCACCGCGCTCGGCCGGCTCGGGCAGCCGGACGACATCGCCTCGGTGGTGGCGTTCCTGGCCGGGCCCGACGGGCGGTGGGTCACCGGGCAGAACCTGATCGCCAGCGGGGGCCTGCTGGTCTGACCCGCGAGGCCCGCCGCCGGGGCGCCGGCGTCAGAGCTGGAGCGACTTGACCTCCAGGTATTCGTCCAGGCCGTGGTCGCCGAGCTCGCGGCCGACGCCCGACTGCTTGTAGCCGCCGAAGGGGGCCAGCGGGTTGAACCGGCCGCCGTTGACGGCGACCTGGCCGGTGCGCAGCCGGCGGGCCAGCCCCAGGGCGCGCTCCTCGGTGCCCGCCCAGACGGCGCCGGCCAGGCCGTAGCGGGTGCCGTCGGCGATGGAGACGGCCTCGTCCTCGGTGACGTAGGGGATCACCGACAGCACCGGCCCGAAGATCTCCTCCTGCTCGATCGTCATGCCGGGCTCCACCCCCGCGAACACCGTGGGCTCGACGTAGAAGCCGCGCTCGTGCGGGCGTTCTGTGCCGCCGGCCACCAGCCGGGCGCCCTCCTCCTGGCCGCGGTTGATGTAGCGGACCACCCGGTCGCGCTGGACCTGCGAGACCAGCGGGCCGATCCTGGTGGACTCGTCGAAGGGGTCGCCGACGGTGTAGCCGCGGGCGGCCTCGACGGCCAGGCGGACGGCCTCGTCGTACTGGTCGCGGTGGACAATCATGCGGGTCCAGGCCGAGCAGGTCTGCCCGGCGTTGACGAAGCAGTTGGCCACGCCGACCTTGACGGCGAGCTTGAGGTCGGCGTCGGGGAGGATGATGTTGGCGGACTTGCCGCCGAGTTCGAGCGCCACCCGCTTGACGGTCTCGGCGGCGAGCGCGGCCACCCGGCGGCCCGCCGCGGTGGAGCCGGTGAAGGAGACCATGTCGACGCCGGGGTGGGCGGCCATGGCCTCGCCGACGACCGGCCCGCGCCCGCTGACGAGGTTGAACACGCCCGGCGGCAGGCCCACCTCGTCGAAGATGCCCGCCAGCGCGTACGCCGCCAGCGGCGCGACCTCGCTCGGCTTGAGCACGACGGTGCACCCGGCGGCCAGCGCCGCGCCCACCTTGCAGACGATCTGGTGCAGCGGGTAGTTCCACGGGGTGATGGCCGCGACGACCCCGACGGGCTCCTTGACGACCAGGGAGGTGCCGACGCGCCGCTCGCGCGGATGGCTCTCGGCCAGTCCGGCGAAGGAGGCGAGGACCCCCGCGGGCATCAGGGTCTGCACCTTGAGCGCGAAGCCCAGCGGGGATCCCATGTCGGTGGCGATCGTCTTGGCGATGTCGTCGGCGCGCTGCCGCAGCAGGTCGGCCGCGTCGGCGAGCAGCTTGCCGCGTTCGGCGGGCGCGGTGCGCGACCAGGACGGGAACGCCTCCCGCGCGGCGGCCACGGCCGACTCCACGTCGTCGGGGGAGCCGGCGGGCACGTGGTCGATGACCTCTTCTGTGGCCGGGTTGACGACCTCTATGGACTCGTCGGACGCCGAGGCGGTCCAGGAGCCCCCGATGTACAGCTCACGCATGTCCCCATCCTGACAGCGCATCCCGTCGATCGCGAGGGAGGTTCACTGAGCCGGGGATGAGGATTCTCCACCGCCATCAGGTTCTTTCTCCCCCGGGGTATCCGAAATGCGCTGACAGCGGGATTTCAGGCGAATTGCGGGCGGCGGGTGCGCGTGCGCTTCAGCTCGAAGAAGTCGTCGAACTCCGTCACCGCGACGACGCCGTCCCACAGGCGACCGGCGTCCTCGCCCCTGATGATCCTGGTGATGACCGGCCCGAAGAAGGCGTTGGCGCCGACGCGGATGATCGGCGTGCCGACCTCCTGGCCGACGAGCGTGATGCCCTCGTCGTGCGAGGCGCGGATGCCGGCGTCCCACTCCTCCGACTCCATCGCGTCGGCGAGGCTCGGGTCGAGGCCCACGGCCTTCAGCGCGGCCTCGTTGATCTCGCGCAGCTTCTCCGGGTCCTTGCCGAGCCCTTCGTTGTGCAGGCGGGTGCCGAGCTCGGTGTAGAGCCGGCCGACGTACTCCTCGCCGTGCTTGGCCGCGGCGGCGGCCACGACCCGGACCGATCCGTGGGCCTTGAGTGCCCGCTCCTTGTATTCGGCGGGCACGTCCTTGTCCTCATTGAGGTAGTGGAGCGACATGAAACGGAAGCGGGGCTCGATGGGCCGAACCTTCTCGACTTCGAGCAGCCATCGTGACGTTACCCATGCGAAGGGACAGGAAGGATCGAACCAGAGGTCCACGGGAATCTTCTCAGCCATGTGGGGCCATAACCTGAGGTGGCTCGGATCCTATTCCCGCCGTGACAGGATACCGACAACCCCGACGAAGCGGTTGAAAAGGAGCGGAACTTGGCAGGCAACCTGACCAGGAACGAAGCGCGCGAACGCGCCCGGCTGTTGAAGGTCGAGTCGTACGAGGTCGCCCTCGACCTGACGGAAGGTGAGGAGCGCTTCGAAAGCGTCACCACGGTCCGCTTCTCCGGCCTGGTCCCCGGTTCGTCCACCTTCATCGACCTGCACGGCGCGCACGTCCGCCAGGTCACCCTGAACGGCGAGGACCTCGACGTGTCCGCCTACGACGCGGAGAAGGGCCGCTTCCCGCTCCCCTCGATCGCCGAGTCGAACGAGCTGCGCGTGGACGCCGACTGCTCCTACATGCGCACCGGCGAGGGCCTGCACCGTTTCGTCGACCCGGTCGACCAGGGCGTCTACCTGCACACCCAGTTCGAGACGGCCGACGCCCACCGGATGTACGCCTGCTTCGACCAGCCCGACCTCAAGGCCACCTTCCAGCTCACCGTGCTGGCCCCGGCCGACTGGGAGGTCGTCTCCAACGCCGCCGCGGCCGACGTCGAGCACCTGCCCGAGCAGGCCGGGAGGCACGGCACCGTGCAGGCGGCCAGGCGGTGGACGTTCGACACCACGCCGGTCATGTCCACCTACATCACCGCGCTGGTGGCCGGGCCGTACCACAAGGCGACCTCCGAGCACGACGGCATCCCGCTCGGGATCTACTGCCGCGCCTCGCTCGCCGAGCACCTCGACGCCGACAACATCTTCGAGGTCACCCGGCAGGGCTTCGACTTCTTCCACAAGGTGTTCGGGGTGCGCTACCCCTTCGGCAAGTACGACCAGCTCTTCGTGCCCGAGTTCAACGCCGGCGCGATGGAGAACGCGGGCTGCGTGACGTTCCTGGAGGACTACGTCTTCCGCTCCCGCGTCACCGACGCCCTGGTCGAGCGGCGCGCCGAGACGATCCTGCACGAGATGGCGCACATGTGGTTCGGCGACCTCGTGACCATGCGCTGGTGGGACGACCTGTGGCTCAACGAGTCGTTCGCCACCTACATGTCGGTGCTCTGCCAGGCCGAGGCCACGCGGTGGGGCAGGGGCGCCTGGACGACGTTCGCGAACGTCGAGAAGGCCTGGGCCTACCGCCAGGACCAGCTCCCCTCCACCCACCCCATCGCCGCAGACATCCCCGACATGCAGGCGGTCGAGGTCAACTTCGACGGCATCACGTACGCCAAGGGCGCCTCGGTGCTCAAGCAGCTCGTCGCGTACGTGGGGCTGGAGAACTTCCTGGCCGGCGTGCGCGACTACTTCGCCGACCACGCCTGGGGCAACACCGAGCTGAAGGACCTGCTCGACGCCCTGGAGCGCACCTCGGGCCGGGACCTGTCGGCCTGGTCGAAGGACTGGCTGGAGACCGCCTGGGTCAACACGCTGCGCCCGTCGTTCGACGTCGAGGACGGCCGCTTCACCCGCTTCGAGGTGCTGCAGGAGGCTCCCGCCGACTACCCGACGCTGCGCTCGCACCGCATCGCCGTCGGGCTCTACTCGATGGTGGACGGGGCGCTGACCCGTACCAAGCGGGTCGAGCTGGACGTCGTCGGCGCGCGGACGCAGGTGGCCGAGCTCGTCGGCGAGGAACGGCCCGACCTGGTGCTGCTCAACGACGACGACCTCACCTACGCCAAGATCCGCCTGGACGACGAGTCCCTGCGGACGCTGGTGAACGGCGGCATCGCCGCGTTCACCGACTCGCTGCCGCGGGCGCTGTGCTGGTCGGCGGCCTGGGACATGACCCGCGACGGCGAGCTGCCGGCCCGCGACTACGTCCGGCTGGTCGTCTCGGGCGCGAGCGTGGTCACCGACCTCACCGTGCTCCAGGCGATCCTGCGGCAGGCCCGCCAGGCCGCCCAGCAGTACGCCGACCCGGCCTGGCGGGCCGAGGGCCTGCGGCTGCTGGCCGACGAGCTGCGCTCGCTGCTCGCCGCCGCCGCGCCGGGCTCGGACCACCAGCTCGCCTACCTCCAGGCGTTCGCGCCGGCGGCCACCTCCGGCGAGGACCTCGACCTGCTGGCCGGCATCCTCGACGGCACCGCCGTCCCCGAGGGGCTGGCCGTGGACGCCGACCTGCGCTGGACCCTGGTGCACGCGCTGGTCACCGGCGGCCGGATCGACGAGGCGGGCATCGCGGCCGAGCTGGAGCGCGACCCCACGGCGACCGGTGAGCGCTCGGCCGCGCAGTGCCGGGCCGCGCTGCCGACCGCCGAGGCCAAGGCGGCGGCGTGGGAGCGCATCCTGGGCGGCGAGCTCGCCAACCACATCGCGCGCGCCACGATCGGCGGGTTCCAGGACCCGCACCACACCGAGCTGCTCGCGCCGTACCGGGAGAAGTACTTCGCCGAGGTCGGCCGGGTCTACAAGGAGTGGACGTTCGACCAGGCGTCGTCGTTCGCGGTGGGCTGCTTCCCCGCGCTGCTCATCGAGGAGGCGACCGTACGGGCCGCCGAGGACTACCTCGCGGCCGAGCAGCCGCCGCAGGCGCTGCGCCGGCTGATCCTGGAGGGCGCCGACGGCGTCCGGCGCGCCCTGCGCAACCAGGAGAGGGACGCGGCGGCCTCCTGACCGTCGCACAGTACCCGTGGGGTGAGTGTTCCCTGCCCCGCGGTCGGACGCCCCCGCCAGGACGGGCGGGGGCGCCCGACACCTGCGCCGACTTGGCCTTGCCACCTCGGAGCCGGTGTTAGCCTCGACTACGTGCTAGGCGCCGGGACCACGCTCAACGACCGCTACGTGCTGGCCGGTCGTCTCGGCGGCGGCGGCATGGGCGAGGTCTGGCGTGCCGAGGACAAGGTGCTCGGCCGCTCCGTCGCGGTGAAGGTGATGACCCCCGCGCTGACGGAGAACGCCACCTTCGCCCAGCGCTTCCAGAACGAGGCCAGGGCGATGGCCACGCTGACCCATCCCGGCGTGGTCGACGTCTACGACTACGGCACCTGCGAGATCTCCGGCCGCCAGGTGACCTTCCTCGTCATGGAGCACGTGCGGGGCGAGTCGCTCGACCGCGTGCTGCGCCGCGGGCCGCTCGACCCGGCCGCCGCCATGCGGCTGGTCGCCGAGGTCGGCGACGCGCTGGCCGCCGCGCACGCGCAGGGCATCGTGCACCGTGACGTCAAGCCGGCCAACCTCATGGTCCGCGAGGGCGGCGGGGTGGCGCTCACCGACTTCGGCATCGCGCACTCGGTCTCGGCGGGGCACCTGACGGCGACCGGGCAGATGTTGTGCTCGGCGGGCTACTGCGCGCCGGAGATGGCGACCTCCAGCGAGGTCACGCCGGCGGTCGACGTCTACGCGCTCGGGGTGGTGGCGTACGAGTGCCTGACCGGGCGGCCGCCCTACCAGGGGGAGACCCCCGTACAGATCATCTTCAAGCACCTCAACTCGCCCGTGCCGGAGCTGCCCGCCGACGTGCCCGCCGGGCCGCGGGCCGTGGTGACGCGGGCGCTGCAGAAGACGCCCGAGCAGCGCTGGGAGTCGGCCGCCGCCATGGCGGCGGCCGCCCGGCAGGCCCTGGCCGCCCCTGGCGTCGCGCCGCGCGTGGCCGGTGACACGGGGCCCACGGCGGCCCCGGGCGCGGCCGGCGGGCCGGGTGCTTCCCCGGGGGGCGGCGTTCACGGGAACATCCCCGGCGCCTTGCCGGGGACCTCGCACGGATCCCTGCCTGGGGGTTCATACGGTCCCCTGTCCGGCGTCCTGCCTGGAGCAGCGGCCGGGATGGGAGACGGGCCGGCGACCGGGATGGCCGGTGGGCCGGCGGGTGGCGCGACAGGCGGGGCAGCCCCAGGGACGGCTGCGGGGACGCTCCCCGGCCGGCCTGAAAGGCGTGGGCGGCGGGCGGCGCGGGTGGCGCTCACCGTCGCCGCCGCCGTGCTGGTGTCGGCCGGCGTCGCGGGAGCGGTGCTGCTGCGCCCGGACCAGACGTCGGGCGAGGCCACGGTGACGCCGACCAGCGTCGCCGACACCACGGCCACCACCGGCCCCAAGACCCCGGCCACCTCCCGGCAGCAGAACGTGCCCCCGGTCCGGCAGACCCCCACCGCCGCGCCTACGCAGGGCACGACCCCGGTGCCCACCCCGTCGGTGACGGTCACGCCCACCGCGCCGCCCTCCCAGACTCCCACGGCCGCGCCGACCACGGCCGAGCCGACCAAGGAGCCGACGAAGGAGCCCACCCCCGAGCCCACGCAGTCGGTCCCGGAGGAGCCGGCGACAGAGCCGCCGAGCGACCCGCCGGGCGAGATCCAGTGCATCCGCGAGCCGTGCCCCTGATCGGCTGCCCGTGATCGTGTGCCCCTGCCCGTAATAGGCTGCCCGCACGCTTTGCCGGTGTACGCGACTACTCGGCGATCGTGAGAAGGTCGTCCCGTGGAGACGACTCGTGACCTGCTCATCGCCCTGGCCCGCCGCTACGCCTTCGCCGATCTCGGCGCGCTCGCGCCGGCGACGGAGATCGCCGAGGTGTGCGAGTTCGGGCAGCGGCTGCTCTCCCTCGACGCGGAGGACTTCGCGGCCGAGGCCAAGGTCGTGCCGGCCGAGCTGAGGCGCCGGGCCCGGGCCTGCCACATGCCGCAGACGCCGCGCGAGCAGCCACGGGGGGCGCTGGAGTCGCTGCGGCCGGCGTACGGGCTGCTGCTGGAGGCCATCGCGGTGCGCTGGCACCGGCGGGAGCTGAGCCCGATGATCGCCGCCGTGCACATCGCGAGCGAGTACCTGCCGCTGCTGGCGTTCGAGCCGCATCTCGGTCACGCCGGCGACCCGGCCCGCTGGCCGGCCGGGCTGAGCGCGCCGGGGAGCCGGTTCGGGGTGATCGGCGACCGGGAGTGCGACCACACCAAGTCCGAGCAGTCCGCCACCAACCGCACCCTGCGGGTGTCGGTGGAGCCGGCGGAGGGCTGGCGGGCCTACTTCGACCGGCAGCACAGCCAGGTCGCGGGGGCGCTCGCGGTGTGCGCGGCCACCTGCCGCAACCCCTGCACCTCGATGGACTGGATCGAGCCCGAGCCGCGGGCCGACCTGCAGCTGCGCGCTCGCACGGCGCTGGCCTTCGCCGAGACCCCGCTGGTGCGGCTGCGGCACGCCGCGCCCGTGGGGCACGGGTTCGGGGTGCCGTCGCCGGAGGAGGTGCTCGACGCCTGGGAGCGCAGCCGCCTGGCGCTGGACAAGAACCCCGTCGGGGCCGCGGCCTCGAAGGACGACGGGTTCCCGCTGCCGGGGCTGCCCAGCCTGTTCGCCGCCGTCGCCGACGCCCCCATCGAGCCCTCGACGCTCCTGCGCGGCGTCAGCGAGCACGTCGTCCGGCTGCTCGAACGGCACGACGCCGCCTGACCCCGGCGTCGCGGCGGGCAGGCGGTCAGGAGCGGGCCGGCTCCGTGCCTGTGCCGGGCTCCGGGTGCCACAGGACGAGTGTCACCTGCGCGGTGAGAACGGCGACTTCGGGGGCGTGCCGCCTCTTCCTGGCCCGGATCTCGATCCTGGGCGGCTCTGCCTGCTCCCAGCCCAATGACTCCGCGACCTCGATCGTGCCCTCGATGGCGTCGTACAGGCCGCGCCGCGCGGCGGCCGACGGAGCAGTATGGCCTGTTCTCGATCACTGGGAAACCGGCGACGGGGTCACCGCGGAGGGCCGATGGGTTGTCCGCGAGTCCGGCCGTCCCCCGGCGGGGACGGGAGTTATGATCATGGGAGCAGCCGTCCACATCTCTAGAGAAGAACATAGTTAATACCCCGAAAACGGGCGTGGAACACGATGAGCTGGGCCATAAAACTATGGACAGGGCAACACTAGGATTCGGCAAGATTTCCGGGCTACGGTGAGTCACGTGGACACCGACAACCAGCGAGAAGACGGTCACACCGCGTCACCGATCTGGGTGAGCGACCGGCCGGAGAGCGAGCAGACCGCCGCCTCGACGCCATCGGCGCCCACCTCCACGTACGCGCCCGTGCCACGCGCGTCCGTGCGCGACCTGCTGGCACAACCGCGTTTCCGCCGGCTGCGCACGCGCCTGCTGGTGGGGGTCGCGGCGGCGATCGTGGTGGGTTTCCTGGCGCAGGACTGGCGGATCGGCGTGACCGCGGGCGTGGTCGCGGCCATTCTGGAGGCGGCCTACCGGGCACGCTCCAATTCGTCCGTGCCCGCGTGGCGGCGCGCCTCCGTGGCGGAACGGCGCACTGAGGCGCAACTGCGCAAGCTGGAGCGCCTGGGCTACCGCACGCTGCACGCCCGCTCGATCCCCGACACCGAGCAGCAGATCGACCACCTGGTGGTCGGTCCGACCGGTGTCTACGCCGTCGACTCCGAGAAGTGGGACAAGCGCCTTCCGGTCCGTGTCCAGATGGGCAAGAAGCTCTTCCACGGGCCGTTCGACCAGAAGGAGCGGCTGACCCACGCCAAGTTCGAGGCGGCGAGGGCGAGCGAGCTGATCAGTGAGTCGTTCGGGCGCGAGGTCCCGGTGGTGCCCTCGCTCGCGATCTACGGGCCGCCCGTGCCGTGGAAGATCATGACGATCCGCGGCGTGGACGTCTACCAGGGCGACCGGGCCCGCAAGTGGATCACCAAGCGGGAGCGGGCGCTGACCGACGCCGAGATCGAGAAGATCTTCGAGATCGCCGGCAAGGTGCTGCCCTCCCGCTACGGCGACGACTAACGTCCGCCGGATCGCGCCGCACGCCGCCTTCCCCGGCCGGGCGTGCGGCGCTTTCCCGCACTCTCCCTCCGATCGCCGCGCCGTCCGAGGCGTGGACGGCATGTCTCAGTCGCCGGGCACTGGC is part of the Nonomuraea coxensis DSM 45129 genome and encodes:
- the pepN gene encoding aminopeptidase N, with protein sequence MAGNLTRNEARERARLLKVESYEVALDLTEGEERFESVTTVRFSGLVPGSSTFIDLHGAHVRQVTLNGEDLDVSAYDAEKGRFPLPSIAESNELRVDADCSYMRTGEGLHRFVDPVDQGVYLHTQFETADAHRMYACFDQPDLKATFQLTVLAPADWEVVSNAAAADVEHLPEQAGRHGTVQAARRWTFDTTPVMSTYITALVAGPYHKATSEHDGIPLGIYCRASLAEHLDADNIFEVTRQGFDFFHKVFGVRYPFGKYDQLFVPEFNAGAMENAGCVTFLEDYVFRSRVTDALVERRAETILHEMAHMWFGDLVTMRWWDDLWLNESFATYMSVLCQAEATRWGRGAWTTFANVEKAWAYRQDQLPSTHPIAADIPDMQAVEVNFDGITYAKGASVLKQLVAYVGLENFLAGVRDYFADHAWGNTELKDLLDALERTSGRDLSAWSKDWLETAWVNTLRPSFDVEDGRFTRFEVLQEAPADYPTLRSHRIAVGLYSMVDGALTRTKRVELDVVGARTQVAELVGEERPDLVLLNDDDLTYAKIRLDDESLRTLVNGGIAAFTDSLPRALCWSAAWDMTRDGELPARDYVRLVVSGASVVTDLTVLQAILRQARQAAQQYADPAWRAEGLRLLADELRSLLAAAAPGSDHQLAYLQAFAPAATSGEDLDLLAGILDGTAVPEGLAVDADLRWTLVHALVTGGRIDEAGIAAELERDPTATGERSAAQCRAALPTAEAKAAAWERILGGELANHIARATIGGFQDPHHTELLAPYREKYFAEVGRVYKEWTFDQASSFAVGCFPALLIEEATVRAAEDYLAAEQPPQALRRLILEGADGVRRALRNQERDAAAS
- a CDS encoding serine/threonine-protein kinase, translating into MLGAGTTLNDRYVLAGRLGGGGMGEVWRAEDKVLGRSVAVKVMTPALTENATFAQRFQNEARAMATLTHPGVVDVYDYGTCEISGRQVTFLVMEHVRGESLDRVLRRGPLDPAAAMRLVAEVGDALAAAHAQGIVHRDVKPANLMVREGGGVALTDFGIAHSVSAGHLTATGQMLCSAGYCAPEMATSSEVTPAVDVYALGVVAYECLTGRPPYQGETPVQIIFKHLNSPVPELPADVPAGPRAVVTRALQKTPEQRWESAAAMAAAARQALAAPGVAPRVAGDTGPTAAPGAAGGPGASPGGGVHGNIPGALPGTSHGSLPGGSYGPLSGVLPGAAAGMGDGPATGMAGGPAGGATGGAAPGTAAGTLPGRPERRGRRAARVALTVAAAVLVSAGVAGAVLLRPDQTSGEATVTPTSVADTTATTGPKTPATSRQQNVPPVRQTPTAAPTQGTTPVPTPSVTVTPTAPPSQTPTAAPTTAEPTKEPTKEPTPEPTQSVPEEPATEPPSDPPGEIQCIREPCP
- a CDS encoding aldehyde dehydrogenase family protein, which gives rise to MRELYIGGSWTASASDESIEVVNPATEEVIDHVPAGSPDDVESAVAAAREAFPSWSRTAPAERGKLLADAADLLRQRADDIAKTIATDMGSPLGFALKVQTLMPAGVLASFAGLAESHPRERRVGTSLVVKEPVGVVAAITPWNYPLHQIVCKVGAALAAGCTVVLKPSEVAPLAAYALAGIFDEVGLPPGVFNLVSGRGPVVGEAMAAHPGVDMVSFTGSTAAGRRVAALAAETVKRVALELGGKSANIILPDADLKLAVKVGVANCFVNAGQTCSAWTRMIVHRDQYDEAVRLAVEAARGYTVGDPFDESTRIGPLVSQVQRDRVVRYINRGQEEGARLVAGGTERPHERGFYVEPTVFAGVEPGMTIEQEEIFGPVLSVIPYVTEDEAVSIADGTRYGLAGAVWAGTEERALGLARRLRTGQVAVNGGRFNPLAPFGGYKQSGVGRELGDHGLDEYLEVKSLQL
- a CDS encoding nuclease-related domain-containing protein, coding for MDTDNQREDGHTASPIWVSDRPESEQTAASTPSAPTSTYAPVPRASVRDLLAQPRFRRLRTRLLVGVAAAIVVGFLAQDWRIGVTAGVVAAILEAAYRARSNSSVPAWRRASVAERRTEAQLRKLERLGYRTLHARSIPDTEQQIDHLVVGPTGVYAVDSEKWDKRLPVRVQMGKKLFHGPFDQKERLTHAKFEAARASELISESFGREVPVVPSLAIYGPPVPWKIMTIRGVDVYQGDRARKWITKRERALTDAEIEKIFEIAGKVLPSRYGDD
- a CDS encoding SDR family NAD(P)-dependent oxidoreductase, which gives rise to MTVLTGKGALVTGGSRGIGRAVVERLRQDGAEVVFCYERSEEAARRVAEETGATAVRADLGVREDLERLFAEAEARLPGVDILVNNAATTAGQKLLMDLTDDDFERSFAVNVRAVLLAMRWAARVMRDGGRIVTVSSINTLVPAPLLTLYCGGKGAVEQFAKVAARELGGRGITVNVVSSGATDTDMLRGANPPEALERTLAFTALGRLGQPDDIASVVAFLAGPDGRWVTGQNLIASGGLLV